In Aedes albopictus strain Foshan chromosome 3, AalbF5, whole genome shotgun sequence, the genomic window attAGAGAGTTGCATGAAAATTTCAAGTAAGATTCATAAAGAACTATAAAGAACCCTCTCTAAGAAGTTATTCTGAGAAAATGTATTCATGTTACTTTTTGGAAGCTAGAAGAGTTGATTCATGTACCGAATTTCCAAGGACTTTTCAAACTTGGTCATGCGATTTTAAGAACTAACTTTCGGTTTAGGAATTAACCAAGGGGTTTCTcgaggaaattttcaaggaaatatCTTCTCGAATATGTCCTCCAATATTCTTACAAATGGAAGAgttatttttcaaagcatttttcttTTGTTTCAATCTTTGTTTTTCCAGGAACGAAATTGGTCGGCTTCAACCGGATGAAGTTTTTACTGGAGTCGTTGGCGGACCTTGACCGGCAGTTACGGGAAATTGGCGGGCAGCTGTACGTTTTCAGGGGTAATGCGGTCAACGTGATGCGTCGGTTGTTCGAGGAATTGAACATCCGGAAGCTGTGCTTCGAGCAGGACTGCGAGCCCATCTGGAAGCCACGTGACGATGCCATCGTTAACCTGTGCAACTCGATGGACGTCAAGTGTGTCGAGAAGGTATCGCATACTCTGTGGGATCCGGAGCAGGTCATCCGTACGAACGGGGGCATTCCACCGTTGACGTATCAGATGTTTTTGGTGAGTGTTGGAAGAGAGCTGAACACCTTCTAGTGTGGATTGTTGCCTTTTATAAATGATAAATTTCAAGCTGGGATATTTTCAAACACATGACCTGAAAGCTTTTAGTATTGCACGTGTCAATCTAATCAGTTTCGCCATAGAACCGTGTCAAGGAATTTACTACCATAGCTTACTTTCCTGATTGAAGAGATCAAAAGAAAaccttctttttttcttttttgccaTTTCAAATTACGGCACAGTCTTGAATAAAATCATCATTGCTCCGGCCCATACCAATACACAAAATCTTGATTTTCCAGCACACCGTCAACATCATCGGCAAACCGCCCCGTTCGGTAGCTGCGCCCAGCTTCGAGTTCGTCGAATTCGGCACCATTCCATCGATTCTTGCCCAGGAGGTCAAACTGCAGCCAATTCAAAATCTCTCGCCGGAGGACTTTGGCATTTACTACGAGGGCAACCCGGACATCTCCCACCAGCAGTGGATTGGTGGCGAAACCAAGGCCCTCGAGTGCCTTGGCCGTAGACTGAAACAGGAGGAGGAAGCATTCCTGAACGGATACTTCCTGCCCACCCAGGCCAAGCCGGAGTTCCTTGGACCGGCCACGTCCATGAGTGCCGCGCTGCGGTTCGGGTGCCTATCGGTGCGTATGTTCTACTGGTGTGTCCACGACCTGTATGAGAAGGTGCAGGCCAACAACCAGTACCGACACCCGGGAGGGCAGCATATAACGGGTCAGCTGATTTGGCGGGAGTATTTCTACACCATGTCGGTGCACAACCCCAACTACGCCGAAATGGAGGCCAATCCGATTTGTTTGAACATTCCCTGGAACGAAGCGAAGGGCGACTCGCTGGAACGCTGGAAGGAAGGCCGAACTGGCTTTCCGATGATCGATGCCGCGATGCGGCAGCTGCTGGCCGAAGGGTGGCTGCATCACATTCTCAGGAACATTACTGCCACGTGAGTTGTCCACCTACGGATTCTGAATTGGTGACCTAACTCCTTGATCTTCCTCTTTTCTAGATTCCTAACACGTGGTGCCCTGTGGATTAGCTGGGAAGCGGGAGTGCAACATTTCCTCAAATACCTCCTGGATGCCGATTGGTCCGTTTGCGCCGGCAACTGGATGTGGGTTTCGTCGTCCGCATTTGAAAAGCTACTGGATTCTTCGTCGTGCACTTCGCCGATTGCCCTAGCTAGGCGCCTGGATCCCAAAGGGGAGTACGTGCGACGGTATTTGCCGGAGCTGAAGAACCTCCCGACGCTCTATGTGTAAGTATGAGACAGATGATTTGAAGTACATAACAATAATTGTTTGATAGGTTATGGACTTCAACAAGACGCTACGTGATATATCTGCGTTGCAATGCTTGTCGACCCAAAAAATACAGTATTCTAAACGCCCCTTACACTGTATTAAACATTTTCCTATCATCCTTCAGTAGGAGGGAATGCTTCCTACGACATGTAGTACGTTCAGACGGTCATCCAACACGGCACTCGGTACTTTCATCCTCTCATTCAGTCGATCATCCAACGCGTCTTTTCATCATTGGCAAATCGGCATATTTTGATAGTTGCCCAACGTGTCTTTCGGTACCTTTAACAAGAAATCATTTATCCAAACCGTCGTCTAACACACCGGTTTGATTCTATCACTAGCGAAACTTGCTCATTCAGGTGGTCGTCCAACGCGTCTGTCGTAACTTTCACATTGGACGGTCGTCCAACACGTTTTCATGTTATTTTGTCACCAGTAATATCAACTCATGGGCACACAACAGATGGTGTAATCCTTGGTGTCCAACACTTCTTtcgattattattgttattatagagttttggcacttctcagcaaaaattgctggaagctTTCACcaaccccgggcaatcggaatgtcaaaggggattaggctctgtggatctcattagccggtttgctTAAGTATATCCTCatgagtctgcttcggatgtactgttagttgtgatgattcaggaatcgcctaactatactacaggttccaagaatcaccgctttcaggatgctgttcaagtCCTTCTTCAACTTCAGCTCGTTTAGGCAcccaggagagatttagggacaacttcaGTTGccgggacaaccggaactatacgaacGTCCTCCAAGTGCCACAACTGCTTTGactcctccgctaggtcatgGTACATCGTTATCTTGATTggatgtttttatttattttttttatctttattatcgagactttcagcccgaggctggttcgtctccgtgGATGTTtttaccttaccggtcaaactaaggcctaagcgacctctgctgtacatagaagtcgtctccattctactcggtccatggctgtgtgtctccagttccttaCTTTGCgatgggtccgcagatcgtcctccacttgatcgacgcacctagctcgctgcgcatcacgtcttattgtaccggtcggatgacgcgCGATAACCGTTATAGACGGgtttctatccgacatcctgatgacgtgacccacccaccgtagcctcccgattttcgcggtgtggacgatcgTTGgatctcttagcagctgatgcagctcgtggttcattcgccttctccaattcccgtcttccatctgcattccgccacaaatggtacgcagcaccttccgttcgaaaaacccaagggcgcattggtcccctgcacgtagggtccatgcttcgtgaccATAGAGTActaccggtctaattagcgttttgtagatagttaacttcgtgtgacggtgaactttgtCGGCGGTCATCATTGAGCCCAAgtacaggaattcttcaaccgcttcgatttcatcaccatcgatagaaattcggggtgacgggcgcggggattcttccctggagccctttgccatcatgtactttgtcttcgacacagtaATGACTAACccgattcgcctgacttcactctttagtcggatgtacgtttccgccatcgtctcaaattggtatcatcagcgaaaccaagaagctgaacggacttcgtgaaaatcgtcccactcgtgtttatcagtttatccgggaattcgtaaTCGTGCATAATCTTTCATAGCTGGTCTCGACAGAttgcatcatacgccgatttaacatcgatgaacaagtgatgtgtgggcacgttgtattcacggcattgctgcaacacctggcggatggcgaacatctggtccgttgtagtgcgttcacccataaatccagcctgatattgcctcacgaactctcttgcaatcggtgatagacgacggcattaaatttgaaagagtatctcgtaggcagcgctcagtagtgtgatcgcacgatagtagttcccgcaatcctacttgggacacacgataccttccatccattcctccggtaatacttcctcctccaaaatcttggtaatgacctagtGTAGTGATCTCACCAGTGCGTTTCTACCGTATTCTAGTAACTCGCTTGGTGGTTGATCTGCTCCAACGGCTttcttgtttttcaactggcTAACCTCCTCCctaatctcttgaaggtcaggggctggaAAGAGGACGTCACcattgctgccgccacctctcgaccacctcaagttcgctcgtgagaagattcccgtgattatctcggcacatgtcggcttgtggcagaaagcctctgcgcgagcagttcagcttctcgtagaacttccgggtgtccttagcgcggtacagctcttccatcgcttcacaatctcgttcttcctgctgacgcttcttcctccggaagactgagttctgcctgttccacgcctgtctataacgtgcctcattcgctctcgtacggtgttaaaACATTCTCGCCTAtggtgcattcttctcgtttttcagctGTTCATTGGatgttgattggacattatgatctaacggtacagcgatgtcgatgtgatgatctcgcgatcccagtacagctttatgcaactactTTCCAGAACTAATTGGGTTCGGCTGGTACTTGttagttgtgctttaaagcaaacATTGCACAATCAtgacaacttcgttgtgacgatcaagGTAGgttgatccagctaacactgaacagcctgcaacgacatgctcgatcgtttcccctattgaattgcacttcctgaagtggtcctccacgtcttcgtgcaatatgtaccgccgatagtttttCGTCGTAATTAcctggtcctggatggctaccatgaaaccttctgttttcGAGAAGAGGTCACCTCGCACCAGCTacgcgttcgacgccgccttatcgatgtgctcgagctccagttaatgggggtgcgtcccatgcaactccttctgcttccacgctacgatcatctcgtcaacggtcttgatgtcgcagttcagctgataatgctgtaaccgtggtcaggtCTGGTTATCGATTACACCTCTTTAACCTACTGCCAAGCCTACTACGTATAGCAGGGCGACTCTCTCGATAAATGACTTTGAGTAGCCCattcggtgcttggtgaacgccactcgtactgttcgttctaacgcctcgaggtcagtcttggtccactttcccaccccaaagctgtaggtcaacggGGGCAcaacaaacgtgttgatcgccttcaccttgttgccggctgacagaaagctcctcagaacacagttgacacgatgcaagaacttgtcctgcagttccttcttgatcgttgtgtggcgaatacctctaagttgcaggaagcctaggtatttgtacgcttcgccttcaaccatattccgaatcttcTCCTGTTTGTTGACGCGGAAACaactggcgtccactacttgactccgacgaagatggactgaccgacatttggcAATgcaaaactccatccggatgtcgttgctgaacaccatcacaagctgcaacagttgatgcagcctttgtactgattccgcaaacagcttcaggtcgtccataaagaaggtgtgggttattcttgtactccttcccccacttttcagtcgATAGCCATAGTTGTAtaggttgagtgctctgctgagggggttcatcgcaaggcagaaccatagcggactaaagGTATGGCCTTGAAATATCCCCTCCTGattctgagagttctggaccgcaacacagctgttccgtcggtaatccccatcgcgtgttgcatcagcctgatgacgttcctgTTTACCTTGTACAACGGCAGTATCTTAAGAAGGTACAAGTGCGGTACTGGGTCGTACGCTTTCTTGTAGTCGATGatcgccatgctcaggttcctctgcttttcggtggcttCACCTACATTGTAGGTCTTATAATGACTGTATCTATGActtgatctttgcagccttgcgtattcttgcgacaccctttttgttcctcggtcatcacgttgttagcatcgcagtgggcttgtatcctcctcgctattaccgacgacagcactttgtacagactcgaaaggcacgttattggtctgtactttgctggatcagttgtgttttggtccttcggcagaagatatgtgatacccctggtaatgaactctgggaGTTGCGTGGGATCTTCTAGCCTAGCATCATGTTGAAGCATTCTGCTATCCGCCCGTGGATCGTTGTGAGCTTTTcctaccaaaaattgtgcacgaaatcgggtcctggtgcagcccaatttctggtataccagGTAGCTTCACGTTCCtgagcggttactacgaccgcggcCATGCCTCCGACTCCATTACACTGTAGTTCTTCTTCTGCCAACTATATCTCATCGTCGCTCCACGTACAGGGTTCACCCATACATTGACCCAttgagttttggcacttctcttTCTCTTCTAAAGGGGATTAGGCCCTATGGATCACATTAGCCGGTTTTGCTTATATCCTGAGTCTGTTTCTGATGAACTGTCAGTTGTGATTATTCAGGAACCGCCTTACTgcactacaggttccaagaatcaccgctttcaggatgctgttcaggtccttcttcaattccagttcgttattattattattaatatttattattattattattattattattattattattattgttattattactaCTAATTGTGGAGTTAGTACGTCCAAAGTACTTGACAGCTTGTCTAATAATAACCTTCCCGTACACATCGCCTACTCAGCAATATGCTAAACTACCACACTAACTTCCACTTTTCCACCCCTTAGCCACGAACCATGGAAAGCACCGTTGGACGTGCAAAAGGAGTGCGGCTGCATCGTGGGCCGAGACTATCCGGCACCGATGATCGATCTAGCGAGGGCCAGCAACGAAAACGCCAACAAGATGAACAGCATCCGACAGACGCTGATGAAAAGCGGTGGAGATACTCCACCGCACTGCCGCCCATCGGATGTCGAGGAGATCCGGAACTTCTTCTGGCTTCCGGAGGATGTGGTTGCCGACTGTTGAATGAGTGTCTATGTCTACCTATAATATTTGTACCTACTAGAAAACTTATATAATTCAGATCTGAAAAAGTGGATTGTCGTGTAACCGGTTATCGTTGTAACAGTGTGCCAATAATGATGATAAAGTCAATATGGAACAATGAATGTGATGTCATGGTCAACGAATAGAGCTTATTGTTGGAAACAAAACATAAGAGATGTTTATATTTTGTGGTGAAAAGTTTGTACCGAATTTTAAAAACAGATAAATTTTCTAAATGCCTACATTGTTAACCAAATATGTAcgtaaataaaccaatagatgaTGTAACGTAACTGGTATCTATTTTTTATGAGAAAGACTACAATTTTAACGGAATGAAAAAACAAAAGCCACAACATGGCGACCGTGTGACAGCAGTACAAGGTAGTACACTATAACAGATGGAGAACACAGTCAGAAAAGAAAGAACCACTTTGTTTTCGATTTTGATCCTATATTGTCTCAATTTGGATTTGATCAAAACATATAAGCTAACGGTTGTAAcaatttggttggtttgtttgTTTTACTTGTGTACACTATAGATCTCGTCTGGTACAATGCGACGATGACACGATACTGATAATGACGGACGAGTACAGGTGAAAACAATCTTTATGTTTGTTCGAATCACTTGAAGAAACACACAGCTATacgtttgtttgtttttcttttggtaATGATGATGATACACGCAGCAGTATGACCAAGAACAAATAGATGTCGGATTGAAATGCGTTCGATATACCTACAGCTGGCCAGGGCAGTTTCGGTCGTGAAAGTATTGCCCCGCACTGTCCCACCCTGGATTGTTGTACACTGAGAATTTTTGGTTGCTTTTTGTCGTTGAATAGCTGATTTGATctgttaggttttttttttggactaGTTGGTGTGTAAATAGTATTTACATAGATATATTTGTAAATCTTTGCTTTATTTTCGCTGAACGTTGCGTGGTATACTGTTTACTGTAATTTGATCGGTTTTGTTATTTGATTTACCCAAAAACTAAAATTTGAA contains:
- the LOC109422651 gene encoding cryptochrome-1; this translates as MTVNNVLWFRHGLRLHDNPSLLEALRNDGGRSESVRLYPIFIFDGESAGTKLVGFNRMKFLLESLADLDRQLREIGGQLYVFRGNAVNVMRRLFEELNIRKLCFEQDCEPIWKPRDDAIVNLCNSMDVKCVEKVSHTLWDPEQVIRTNGGIPPLTYQMFLHTVNIIGKPPRSVAAPSFEFVEFGTIPSILAQEVKLQPIQNLSPEDFGIYYEGNPDISHQQWIGGETKALECLGRRLKQEEEAFLNGYFLPTQAKPEFLGPATSMSAALRFGCLSVRMFYWCVHDLYEKVQANNQYRHPGGQHITGQLIWREYFYTMSVHNPNYAEMEANPICLNIPWNEAKGDSLERWKEGRTGFPMIDAAMRQLLAEGWLHHILRNITATFLTRGALWISWEAGVQHFLKYLLDADWSVCAGNWMWVSSSAFEKLLDSSSCTSPIALARRLDPKGEYVRRYLPELKNLPTLYVHEPWKAPLDVQKECGCIVGRDYPAPMIDLARASNENANKMNSIRQTLMKSGGDTPPHCRPSDVEEIRNFFWLPEDVVADC